The proteins below come from a single Hemitrygon akajei chromosome 2, sHemAka1.3, whole genome shotgun sequence genomic window:
- the LOC140721433 gene encoding SLAM family member 9-like, whose protein sequence is MAKTGSEIVSGVTITYLLLSDSGVLAESDVNPATHRVVNGALGQLVTLPGNVPGESISVITWDYINSSNQKKVQLCVKYINSPTTCIRERMTLNPKDYSLEIQNLTDSDEGLYEINARTDTDVHEEVVELQIYEPISTPVISISKFISDEVCNISLHCLLERGSEPVYTWWTEGDEVTTDESHVLTDGGRRQELSLRPSDNRVYNCTVRNPVSEATTSVDLRKLCPVTEGEKVLRPLHIRLITTIVLIVFITAVFFTLCWKRELKFNKGRTNTRFLSDNLIRKKQLKQNYDMNQKPVIERNGIG, encoded by the exons ATGGCAAAGACAGGCTCTGAGATCGTCTCCGGCGTCACGATTACTTACCTGCTGTTGAGCGATTCGGGAG TTCTGGCAGAGTCCGATGTGAATCCGGCTACTCATCGTGTGGTGAATGGGGCACTGGGACAGTTAGTCACTTTGCCAGGAAATGTGCCAGGAGAAAGTATTTCAGTCATTACTTGGGACTACATAAATTCATCCAATCAAAAAAAGGTTCAATTATGTGTGAAATATATAAACAGCCCAACAACTTGTATCAGAGAGAGGATGACGTTAAACCCGAAGGACTATAGCCTGGAAATACAGAACCTAACAGACAGTGATGAAGGTCTGTATGAAATAAATGCAAGGACCGATACAGATGTCCATGAAGAAGTGGTGGAACTGCAaatttatg AACCTATATCAACACCAGTAATAAGTATCAGCAAGTTCATCTCAGATGAAGTATGTAACATCAGTTTGCACTGTTTACTGGAGCGTGGCTCGGAGCCAGTTTACACTTGGTGGACAGAAGGTGATGAGGTCACGACCGATGAGTCACATGTACTGACTGAcggagggagaagacaggaattGTCCTTAAGGCCGAGTGATAACAGAGTGTACAACTGCACAGTGAGGAACCCTGTCAGCGAGGCAACTACGAGTGTGGATCTCAGAAAGCTCTGTCCAGTCACTGAAG GTGAGAAGGTACTGAGGCCACTCCACATTCGTTTGATTACTACCATTGTTCTGATAGTTTTCATCACGGCTGTGTTTTTCACTTTGTGTTGGAAGAGAGAACTCAAGTTCAATAAAGGCAG GACAAACACTAGGTTTCTTAGTGATAACTTGATCCGGAAAAAGCAATTAAAACAAAATTATGACATGAACCAAAAACCAGTCATTGAGCGCAATGGGATTGGATGA